A genomic stretch from Cervus canadensis isolate Bull #8, Minnesota chromosome 27, ASM1932006v1, whole genome shotgun sequence includes:
- the KCNE2 gene encoding potassium voltage-gated channel subfamily E member 2 → MLTLSNLTQTLENVFKRIFITYMDNWRRNTTVEQEALQAKVDAENFYYVILYLMVMIGMFSFIIVAILVSTVKSKRREHSNDPYHQYIVEDWQGKYRSQIVNLEESRATIHENTGAAALTMSP, encoded by the coding sequence ATGCTAACTCTATCCAATCTGACACAGACGCTGGAAAATGTCTTCAAAAGGATTTTTATCACTTACATGGACAACTGGCGCAGGAACACAACAGTTGAGCAAGAGGCCCTGCAAGCCAAGGTTGATGCCGAGAACTTCTACTACGTCATCTTGTACCTTATGGTGATGATCGGAATGTTCTCTTTCATCATTGTAGCCATCCTGGTGAGCACAGTGAAATCCAAGAGACGAGAGCACTCCAATGACCCGTACCACCAGTACATCGTGGAGGACTGGCAAGGGAAGTACAGAAGTCAAATTGTGAACCTGGAAGAATCAAGGGCCACCATCCATGAGAACACAGGTGCAGCAGCGCTCACGATGTCTCCTTGA